A window of Vibrio ishigakensis contains these coding sequences:
- a CDS encoding substrate-binding domain-containing protein, with amino-acid sequence MTNKIINGIIVLSMTCMSSTAFSKEFVIGMSQSNLGEPWRAQMNADIKKAAEAAGYKVIFKDAQNDSLKQKSQVVEFMNSNIDLLIISPNEAAPLTKPVREVYKKGIPVIVLDRKVVGSDYTTYISADNKKIGLAAGKWIADNFPKGTKTVELRGQMTATPAQDRHNGFREGAKDAGLDIVFDVEMKWLESIARQEMSSALGRFDDIDLVYAHNDPGAHGAYMAAKAAGREKDIKFVGIDALAQEGQIYVKKGILAASFEYPTGGEEAIKRAGEIFSGKEVPKEIILPSRVFTPDNVDEGGEWL; translated from the coding sequence ATGACTAATAAAATAATCAATGGAATAATTGTGCTCAGTATGACATGCATGTCTAGTACTGCATTTTCGAAAGAGTTTGTAATTGGTATGAGTCAATCTAATTTGGGTGAACCTTGGCGTGCTCAAATGAATGCAGATATAAAAAAAGCTGCAGAGGCAGCTGGTTATAAAGTGATATTTAAAGACGCACAAAATGATTCATTGAAACAAAAGTCTCAAGTTGTAGAATTCATGAATTCTAATATAGACCTTCTGATTATTTCACCAAATGAAGCCGCGCCACTTACCAAACCGGTCCGAGAGGTATATAAAAAGGGTATTCCAGTCATTGTATTAGATCGAAAAGTCGTAGGGAGTGATTATACAACATATATTTCAGCGGATAACAAAAAGATCGGTTTGGCTGCCGGAAAGTGGATTGCTGATAACTTCCCTAAAGGAACTAAAACTGTTGAATTGCGTGGACAAATGACAGCGACTCCAGCGCAAGACCGCCATAATGGTTTTAGAGAGGGAGCAAAAGATGCGGGTTTAGATATAGTATTTGACGTTGAAATGAAGTGGCTGGAATCTATAGCGAGGCAAGAGATGTCATCAGCACTGGGAAGATTTGATGATATCGATCTAGTTTATGCACATAATGATCCTGGTGCCCATGGTGCGTACATGGCCGCAAAGGCAGCTGGTCGAGAGAAAGACATAAAGTTTGTTGGCATTGATGCATTGGCGCAAGAAGGCCAAATCTATGTTAAGAAGGGGATTTTAGCCGCATCGTTTGAATACCCAACAGGTGGAGAAGAGGCCATAAAAAGGGCAGGTGAAATTTTTTCGGGTAAAGAAGTCCCCAAAGAAATTATATTACCTTCAAGGGTATTTACACCAGATAATGTAGATGAAGGGGGTGAGTGGTTATAA